The Flavobacteriaceae bacterium 3519-10 genome includes a window with the following:
- a CDS encoding putative regulatory protein produces MFIPKRFFCIFYLKNMTAKLLFRKCEKLYAGLLVMLEKTETSNTDGDAGQYERALMDIDLAIRQLKTWVSGYTFAWVAEEVYFFREIKPKFTALFIYYAKVLATEAAKPNAGQYALKEYYEYELKDLKRFTDEHQDFYEYYRRKATYLDEKYFVRNQFDFKMRIDANLYNYDQDFATSHDHLVAQILAHDRLEKHFLTAIYTIEGYYYDKFSDKSPLTWSGSKSALIELLYALHVTQSFNGGNIDFSETVRFIEKSFNTELGNFYKTLHEIRNRKTGSTKFLAGLTESLKQHFEQAEDQGNVRGA; encoded by the coding sequence ATGTTTATCCCTAAGAGGTTTTTTTGTATTTTTTACTTAAAAAATATGACTGCAAAACTCCTCTTCCGCAAATGTGAAAAACTGTATGCCGGCCTGCTGGTGATGCTTGAAAAAACCGAAACCTCAAACACTGACGGAGATGCCGGACAGTATGAAAGAGCGCTGATGGATATCGATCTCGCGATCCGGCAGCTTAAAACGTGGGTAAGCGGATATACGTTCGCCTGGGTCGCGGAAGAGGTTTATTTTTTCAGGGAGATCAAACCCAAATTCACCGCCCTGTTCATTTACTATGCGAAAGTGCTCGCCACGGAGGCTGCGAAACCCAACGCGGGGCAGTATGCCCTCAAGGAATATTATGAATACGAACTTAAGGACCTTAAGCGGTTCACTGATGAACATCAGGACTTTTATGAATATTACCGGCGAAAGGCCACTTATCTTGATGAAAAGTACTTCGTGCGCAATCAGTTCGATTTCAAGATGCGCATCGATGCCAACCTGTACAACTACGACCAGGATTTTGCGACGTCGCATGACCATCTTGTCGCACAGATCCTCGCGCATGACCGCCTTGAAAAACACTTCCTTACCGCCATTTATACGATAGAGGGTTATTACTATGACAAGTTCTCGGATAAATCGCCGCTTACCTGGTCGGGCTCAAAGTCAGCACTGATCGAACTGCTGTACGCGCTGCACGTAACGCAGTCGTTCAACGGCGGCAATATCGATTTCAGTGAGACCGTGCGTTTCATTGAAAAGTCGTTTAATACTGAACTCGGGAATTTCTATAAGACACTGCACGAGATCCGGAACCGCAAGACGGGGAGTACCAAGTTTCTTGCGGGACTGACCGAAAGCCTGAAGCAGCATTTTGAGCAGGCTGAGGACCAGGGAAATGTGAGGGGTGCGTAA
- a CDS encoding two component transcriptional regulator, LytTR family codes for MAEDGFRINNYIWRRLKSMNPSFFERFKSKSWLKHVVYWTVFVLFFGFVWGVSDHSYSRNMLIQVFCLPSRMVLVYVTLFYLFPMFFSKKKYFSFFISYCVLVALISVFIQRPLALYFIQPHFLPGFKNTGYFVLSEIMNTALDINIAAMIPLAYTYLTQFENLQRNNSELNEENRLLKQNATFKDDDKEYINFKIDKSIRKVRISEIVFVESLRNYCRIKLDASEFTVLKTLTSVQELLPGSQFVRIHRSFVVNKQHITSVSASRIEISDITVPVGRKYKEDVKRTLLTVESAQH; via the coding sequence ATGGCGGAAGATGGTTTTAGGATAAATAATTACATTTGGAGAAGATTAAAAAGTATGAATCCATCGTTTTTTGAACGCTTCAAATCAAAATCCTGGCTGAAACACGTTGTATACTGGACGGTGTTTGTTCTGTTTTTCGGATTTGTTTGGGGCGTTTCAGATCACAGTTATTCGCGCAATATGCTGATTCAGGTTTTCTGTCTTCCTTCGAGGATGGTATTGGTCTATGTCACGCTTTTTTACCTGTTCCCGATGTTCTTCAGTAAGAAAAAGTATTTCAGCTTCTTTATTTCCTACTGCGTTCTGGTGGCTTTGATCAGTGTTTTTATACAGCGCCCGCTGGCTCTTTATTTCATTCAGCCACATTTTCTTCCGGGTTTTAAAAATACCGGCTATTTCGTCCTTTCAGAAATAATGAATACCGCGCTGGATATTAATATTGCGGCAATGATTCCGCTCGCCTACACCTATCTGACTCAGTTTGAAAACCTTCAGCGAAACAATTCGGAACTGAACGAAGAAAACAGACTCTTGAAACAGAATGCCACTTTTAAGGATGATGATAAGGAGTATATCAATTTTAAAATCGACAAAAGCATAAGGAAAGTCCGAATCAGTGAAATTGTTTTTGTGGAAAGCCTTAGAAACTACTGCAGGATCAAACTGGATGCTTCGGAGTTTACGGTGCTGAAGACACTGACCTCTGTTCAGGAGCTGTTGCCCGGGTCCCAGTTTGTAAGGATTCACCGCTCTTTTGTGGTTAATAAACAGCATATTACCTCAGTTTCTGCGAGCAGGATAGAAATCAGTGATATAACGGTTCCTGTTGGGCGCAAGTATAAAGAAGACGTCAAAAGAACATTGTTAACGGTAGAAAGTGCTCAGCATTGA